The following are encoded in a window of Vespula pensylvanica isolate Volc-1 chromosome 2, ASM1446617v1, whole genome shotgun sequence genomic DNA:
- the LOC122638063 gene encoding cytochrome c oxidase assembly factor 7 homolog, with translation MAIPYNLKKPEEVKEYLKNLHIEYKFGCYSEKNPEVCQLLGDFNETIKKDYKTAAIVYKSNCDERNYPRSCAKYGDYLIVGKGCKTDINEAYKYHQKACDLNNDNGCLHAGVLAITNQIEDDYSTQINKGVNMLKKACYQLHSEKACFFLSGVYMNGIENHVEKNFKEAYKLSLKSCEYGNPYACANVSQMHLRGDGVKKDSELAKIFQERADQLVKELKRSPSLKFQQGIEN, from the exons ATGGCTATACcgtacaatttaaaaaaaccaGAGGAGGTTAAGGAATATCTGAAAAATCTtcatatcgaatataaatttggTTGTTACAGTGAAAAAAATCCAGAAG TTTGTCAACTTTTGGGTGATTTTAACGAAACCATCAAGAAGGATTATAAAACGGCAGCGATCgtttataaatcaaattgcGACGAACGTAATTATCCGAGAAGTTGTGCCAAATACGGAGATTATCTTATCGTCG GTAAAGGTTGTAAAACAGATATTAATGAAGCATATAAGTATCATCAAAAAGCTTGCGatttaaataacgataacgGTTGTCTTCATGCCGGTGTTCTTGCCATAACTAATCAAATTGAAGATGATTATTCTACGCAGATTAATAAAGGAGTAAACATGTTAAAGAAAGCATGTTACCAACTCCATTCGGAAAAAgcctgtttctttctctcaggTGTTTACATGAATGGAATAGAGAATCACGTAGAGAAGAACTTTAAAGAGGCTTACAAATTATCGCTTAAATCCTGCGAATATGGAAATCCATATGCTTGTGCAAATGTATCTCAGATGCATTTAAGAGGCGACGGTGTGAAAAAGGATTCTGAATTAGCTAAAATCTTTCAGGAACGAGCTGATCAGCttgtaaaagaattaaaacgcTCTCCCTCGTTAAAGTTCCAACAAGGCATTGAAAACTAG
- the LOC122638061 gene encoding uncharacterized protein LOC122638061: protein MDIRILRTILHSCEDAEKSIEKTEEYKDFLNTDAFVPRSDVVLRALSTSFSNLLCYKVSKEAYQRYSVRLHVIDTLRELCRITERFQSLRIFKDGETTLKFVENLMDKYLPDVLNECASSYTLTSLTGALMCLAKYNTRFIYYIEKIITKLSYLDYTNESEKLLCYAIHENAHLGLSLSTIERIYSSQRYKLIEEVLLDNFMSTCLNINTEADKDGIEITHSINELLEFAVISPSIFQLICSFLKELFVHLEYAPMVLTFIQATLKRIIAYCENKDKDIIDLYPKYLHSCIILLRIEPHYHTFNSKAYVLERITEFYEENSDDILILLSHFPGWLAFVSDNLINLIT, encoded by the exons ATggatataagaattttaagGACAATATTGCATAGTTGTGAAGATGCAGAGAAGAGTATTGAAAAGACCGAAGAATACAAAGATTTTCTAAATACGGATGCATTTGTACCAAGATCTGATGTTGTATTACGTGCCTTGTCTACATCGTTTTCAAATCTTCTGTGTTACAAAGTCTCCAAGGAAGCTTACCAACGTTATTCTGTTCGTCTTCACGTTATT GATACATTGCGTGAATTATGCCGCATAACCGAGAGATTTCAATCCCTGCGTATATTTAAAGATGGAGAAACGACGTTAAAATTTGTAGAGAATTTAATGGACAAATATCTTCCAGATGTTTTAAACGAATGTGCGTCTAGTTACACGTTGACATCTTTAACCGGAGCATTGATGTGTCttgcaaaatataatactcgctttatatattatatcgaaaaaataatcacTAAACTTTCTTATTTGGATTATACTAATGAAAGTGAAAAGTTATTATGTTATGCCATACATGAAAATGCACATCTTGGACTTAGTTTATCCacgatagaaagaatatattcttCACAAAGGTATAAACTAATAGAAGAAGTGTTACTAGATAATTTTATGTCGACTTGTCTTAATATAAATACGGAAGCCGATAAGGATGGCATAGAGATCACACATTCGATAAATGAATTACTTGAATTCGCAGTCATATCTCCGTccatttttcaattaatatgcagctttttaaaagaattgtttGTACATTTAGAATATGCACCTATGGTTTTAACATTTATACAAGCCACATTGAAGCGTATTATCGCTTATTGTGAAAATAAggataaagatataatagatCTTTATCCCAAATACTTGCATTCATGCATTATTTTACTAAGAATAGAACCACATTATCATACATTTAATTCCAAAGCTTATGTATTAGAAAGAATAACAGAATTCTATGAAGAAAATAGCGatgatattttgattttactcTCACACTTTCCTGGATGGCTTGCATTTGTTTCGGATAATCTaatcaatttaattacatGA